One region of Mangifera indica cultivar Alphonso unplaced genomic scaffold, CATAS_Mindica_2.1 Un_0015, whole genome shotgun sequence genomic DNA includes:
- the LOC123205766 gene encoding uncharacterized protein LOC123205766 isoform X2 — protein sequence MADAMEVSTASDPFDLNSIHCEVRELLEIRRSYDEFGRESIASDSEKLLKDFAIHLESKVKEILSECSDVSFLGIEDIEAYIGHLKEELKNVEAESSKISKEIESLGRLHVEDSNRLDSDLEELNCSLDLVASQWGQGKAIEDLHADCSKDGEDQSDLINIHEEQKFELVKLESEIEKNNIILNSLQDLDSMCRRFDVLEQIEDSLTGLKVIEYDENCFRLSMQTYIPKLEELLSQQISEDVNEPSEVNHELLIELVDGTMELKNVEIFPNDVYIGDILDATKSFRQFYSQFTVVESQSSLQWFVRNVQDRIILSTLRRFLVKNAHKSRHFFEYLDRDEMIVAHLLGGVDAFLKVSQGWPLSNSPLKLISLKSSDHQSKQISLSFFCKVEEMANSLDVPIRQNLSSFVEAVEKTLVEQMRTELHSDVAPGK from the exons ATGGCTGATGCAATGGAAGTATCTACTGCTTCCGATCCTTTCGATCTCAACTCCATTCATTG TGAAGTGAGAGAGTTGTTGGAGATCCGTAGAAGCTATGACGAATTCGGAAGGGAATCCATCGCTTCTGATTCAGAGAAGTTACTTAAAGATTTTGCTATTCATCTCGAG AGCAAAGTGAAGGAAATTTTATCAGAGTGCTCTGATGTTAGTTTCTTGGGAATTGAAGATATAG AAGCATACATAGGGCATTTGAAAGAGGAGCTGAAGAATGTGGAAGCTGAAAGCAGTAAAATTTCTAAAGAAATCGAGTCTCTTGGGAGATTGCATGTAGAAG ATTCTAATAGACTGGATAGTGATCTTGAAGAATTGAATTGCTCTTTGGATTTAGTTGCATCACAG TGGGGTCAAGGGAAGGCAATAGAGGATCTACATGCTGATTGCTCTAAAGATGGAGAAGATCAATCAGATTTGATAAATATTCATGAAGAACAGAAATTTGAG CTTGTGAAACTTGAAAGTGAGattgaaaagaataatataattttgaactcCTTGCAAGATCTTGATTCTATGTGCAGAAG GTTTGATGTTTTAGAGCAGATTGAGGATTCATTGACTGGTTTAAAGGTCATTGAGTATGATGAAAACTGTTTTAGGTTGTCAATGCAAACATATATTCCAAAATTAGAAGAATTATTGTCTCAACAAATAAGTGAAGATGTCAATGAGCCATCTGAAGTGAATCATGAATTGCTTATAGAACTTGTAGATGGGACCATGGAATTAAAGAATGTTGAG ATATTTCCAAATGATGTATACATCGGTGATATTCTTGATGCTACAAAGTCATTCag GCAGTTCTATTCACAGTTTACAGTGGTTGAGTCACAGTCTTCGTTGCAGTGGTTTGTAAGAAACGTACAAGACAGAATCATTCTAAGTACTCTGAGAcgatttttagtaaaaaatgcCCACAAATCAAG GCATTTCTTTGAGTACTTGGATAGAGATGAGATGATTGTGGCTCATTTGCTTGGTGGAGTTGATGCATTCTTAAAGGTGTCTCAGGGTTGGCCACTGTCAAATTCTCCATTGAAATTGATCTCTTTGAAGAGCTCAGATCATCAATCAAAGCAAATTTCTCTAAGCTTTTTTTGCAAGGTCGAG GAAATGGCAAATTCCTTGGATGTACCCATTCGACAAAATTTATCAAGCTTTGTTGAGGCTGTAGAAAAGACACTTGTAGAGCAAATGCGCACAGAACTCCATTCTGATGTTGCCCCTGGAAAATGA
- the LOC123205766 gene encoding uncharacterized protein LOC123205766 isoform X1, whose protein sequence is MADAMEVSTASDPFDLNSIHCEVRELLEIRRSYDEFGRESIASDSEKLLKDFAIHLESKVKEILSECSDVSFLGIEDIEAYIGHLKEELKNVEAESSKISKEIESLGRLHVEDSNRLDSDLEELNCSLDLVASQWGQGKAIEDLHADCSKDGEDQSDLINIHEEQKFELVKLESEIEKNNIILNSLQDLDSMCRRFDVLEQIEDSLTGLKVIEYDENCFRLSMQTYIPKLEELLSQQISEDVNEPSEVNHELLIELVDGTMELKNVEIFPNDVYIGDILDATKSFRQFYSQFTVVESQSSLQWFVRNVQDRIILSTLRRFLVKNAHKSSSTCRHFFEYLDRDEMIVAHLLGGVDAFLKVSQGWPLSNSPLKLISLKSSDHQSKQISLSFFCKVEEMANSLDVPIRQNLSSFVEAVEKTLVEQMRTELHSDVAPGK, encoded by the exons ATGGCTGATGCAATGGAAGTATCTACTGCTTCCGATCCTTTCGATCTCAACTCCATTCATTG TGAAGTGAGAGAGTTGTTGGAGATCCGTAGAAGCTATGACGAATTCGGAAGGGAATCCATCGCTTCTGATTCAGAGAAGTTACTTAAAGATTTTGCTATTCATCTCGAG AGCAAAGTGAAGGAAATTTTATCAGAGTGCTCTGATGTTAGTTTCTTGGGAATTGAAGATATAG AAGCATACATAGGGCATTTGAAAGAGGAGCTGAAGAATGTGGAAGCTGAAAGCAGTAAAATTTCTAAAGAAATCGAGTCTCTTGGGAGATTGCATGTAGAAG ATTCTAATAGACTGGATAGTGATCTTGAAGAATTGAATTGCTCTTTGGATTTAGTTGCATCACAG TGGGGTCAAGGGAAGGCAATAGAGGATCTACATGCTGATTGCTCTAAAGATGGAGAAGATCAATCAGATTTGATAAATATTCATGAAGAACAGAAATTTGAG CTTGTGAAACTTGAAAGTGAGattgaaaagaataatataattttgaactcCTTGCAAGATCTTGATTCTATGTGCAGAAG GTTTGATGTTTTAGAGCAGATTGAGGATTCATTGACTGGTTTAAAGGTCATTGAGTATGATGAAAACTGTTTTAGGTTGTCAATGCAAACATATATTCCAAAATTAGAAGAATTATTGTCTCAACAAATAAGTGAAGATGTCAATGAGCCATCTGAAGTGAATCATGAATTGCTTATAGAACTTGTAGATGGGACCATGGAATTAAAGAATGTTGAG ATATTTCCAAATGATGTATACATCGGTGATATTCTTGATGCTACAAAGTCATTCag GCAGTTCTATTCACAGTTTACAGTGGTTGAGTCACAGTCTTCGTTGCAGTGGTTTGTAAGAAACGTACAAGACAGAATCATTCTAAGTACTCTGAGAcgatttttagtaaaaaatgcCCACAAATCAAG TTCAACATGCAGGCATTTCTTTGAGTACTTGGATAGAGATGAGATGATTGTGGCTCATTTGCTTGGTGGAGTTGATGCATTCTTAAAGGTGTCTCAGGGTTGGCCACTGTCAAATTCTCCATTGAAATTGATCTCTTTGAAGAGCTCAGATCATCAATCAAAGCAAATTTCTCTAAGCTTTTTTTGCAAGGTCGAG GAAATGGCAAATTCCTTGGATGTACCCATTCGACAAAATTTATCAAGCTTTGTTGAGGCTGTAGAAAAGACACTTGTAGAGCAAATGCGCACAGAACTCCATTCTGATGTTGCCCCTGGAAAATGA